The following coding sequences lie in one Populus nigra chromosome 15, ddPopNigr1.1, whole genome shotgun sequence genomic window:
- the LOC133674817 gene encoding mitochondrial outer membrane import complex protein METAXIN-like: protein MQESQERAEYTLVARKPSFGLPTGCPICLPLFIYLKFSNFPFHLVFNNTFPDSDQIPYIESGTYVAYNDENGGVIQCLKEDGIVALDTDFSSLPEWISMKAMVSTWLADAIMYELWVGSDGTSARTIYHSGLPWLIGKALLMKQVHVVKQRLGITKENVERREAEIYKRAKIAYGALSTTIGDHTFLFERPSSLDAYSLGHVLFTLQAFSVSHFTNCLL from the exons ATGCAAGAATCTCAAGAAAGAGCAGAGTATACTCTTGTTGCAAGGAAACCCAGTTTTGGTCTCCCAACTGGTTGTCCAATCTGCTTGCCTCTTTTcatctacctcaaattttctAACTTTCCATTCCATTTGGTTTTCAACAACACTTTCCCTGATTCAG ATCAAATTCCATATATTGAATCGGGCACTTACGTGGCCTACAATGACGAGAATGGTGGGGTAATCCAATGTTTAAAGGAAGATGGCATTGTTGCTTTGGACACTGACTTCAGCTCGCTCCCAGAATGGATATCAATGAAAGCGATGGTTAGCACCTGGCTTGCAGATGCAATCATGTATGAACTCTGGGTGGGGTCTGATGGAACCTCTGCCCGAACAATTTATCACTCTGGCCTCCCTTGGTTGATAGGAAAGGCTCTATTAATGAAACAAGTGCACGTTGTTAAGCAGCGACTTGGGATAACTAAAGAAAATGTTGAGCGAAGGGAAGCAGAG ATCTACAAGAGAGCAAAAATTGCATATGGAGCTTTGTCAACCACAATAGGGGATCACACATTTCTTTTTGAAag GCCATCTAGTTTGGACGCATATTCCCTTGGGCATGTCCTTTTCACTCTTCAAGCATTTTCTGTGAGTCACTTTACCAATTGTCTTCTGTGA
- the LOC133674816 gene encoding receptor like protein 21-like isoform X2, with translation MLTVLLVIMTVWLQGWVALGCLEEERIALLHLKDSLNYPNGTSLPSWMKADAHCCDWERITCNSSTGRVTLLGLGGARNEELGDWYLNASLFLPFQQLNGLSLYGNRIAGWVENTGPSNLRTLWLQNITTYESSFQLLQSLRAFPNLTTLHLEDNDFRGRILDDKLQNLNSLENLYLDQCSLDEYSLQSLGALPSLKNLSLYTLSSTVPYRGSLHLRNLKYLDLSYNTLNNNIFQTIGLCDLNHLQVLYINDNDLSGFMPPCLANLTSLQLLDLSYNHLKIPMSLSPLYNLSKLKYFYGSGNEIYAEEDDHILNPKFQLESLSLNSHGQGARAFPKFLYHQVNLQSLDLTNIQIKGEFPNWLIENNTYLQELHLENCFLSGAFLLPKNSHVNLSFLSISMNHFQGQIPSEIEARLPGLEVLFMSDNGFNGSIPFSLGNISSLQAFDLSNNSLQGQIPGWIGNMPSLEFLDLSGNNFSGRLPSRFGTSSNLRYVYLSRNKLQGPIAMAFYDSFEIFALDLSHNDLTGRIPEWIDRLSNLRFLLLSYNNLEGEIPIQLSRLDHLTLIDLSHNHLSGNILSWIISTHPFPQQYNSYDYESLSHQSFEFTTKNVSLSYRGSIIWYLTGIDFSCNNFTGEIPPEIGNLSKIKALNLSHNSLTGPIPPTFWNLKEIESLDLSYNKLDGEIPPRLTELFSLEVFSVAHNNLSGKTPVRVAQFATFEESCYKDNPFLCGEPLPKICGAAMPPSPTPTSTNNEDNGGFMDMEVFYVTFWVVYIMVLLVIGAVLYINPYWRRAWFHFIEVSINNCYYFLVDNLPILYKFGFS, from the exons ATGTTGACGGTACTGTTAGTAATTATGACGGTTTGGCTCCAAGGATGGGTGGCTCTTGGTTGCTTGGAGGAAGAGAGGATCGCTCTGTTGCACCTCAAAGATTCTCTTAACTATCCCAACGGCACCTCCCTTCCCTCCTGGATGAAAGCTGACGCCCACTGTTGTGATTGGGAACGTATTACCTGCAACAGCAGTACAGGTCGAGTCACCTTACTCGGTCTTGGGGGCGCAAGGAATGAGGAGCTGGGAGATTGGTACCTAAATGCCtccttgtttcttccttttcaacAACTCAACGGTCTCTCCTTGTACGGTAATCGTATAGCTGGTTGGGTTGAGAACACAG GTCCAAGCAACTTGAGAACTCTATGGTTACAAAATATCACAACCTATGAAAGTAGCTTCCAGTTACTGCAATCATTACGAGCATTCCCAAACCTCACGACACTTCACCTGGAAGACAATGATTTTAGAGGAAGAATATTAGATGATA AGTTGCAAAATTTAAACTCATTGGAAAATTTATATCTAGACCAGTGTTCTCTAGATGAATACTCTCTTCAAAGCCTTGGAGCACTGCCTTCTCTAAAAAATCTATCATTGTATACTCTCAGCAGCACTGTACCTTATAGAG GCTCTCTTCATCTCAGGAACTTGAAATACTTGGATTTGAGCTACAATACTCTCAACAATAACATTTTTCAAACCATCG GTCTATGTGACTTAAATCATCTCCAAGTGCTATATATAAACGACAATGATCTCAGTGGTTTCATGCCTCCGTGTCTGGCAAATTTGACTTCCCTTCAACTATTAGATCTCTCTTATAATCACTTGAAGATCCCAATGTCATTGAGCCCATTATACAACCTTTCAAAACTCAAGTATTTTTATGGATCAGGTAATGAAATATACGCAGAAGAAGATGATCATATTCTGAACCCAAAGTTCCAGTTAGAGTCCCTCTCTTTGAATAGTCATGGACAAGGTGCGAGAGCATTTCCCAAGTTCCTTTACCACCAAGTGAACCTGCAATCTTTGGATCTTACAAATATCCAAATAAAGGGAGAGTTTCCAAATTGGTTGATTGAGAACAACACATACCTACAAGAACTTCATTTAGAAAACTGTTTTCTTTCGGGTGCATTCTTGTTGCCAAAGAATTCTCATGTGAATTTGTCATTCCTAAGTATATCCATGAATCACTTCCAAGGCCAAATCCCTTCAGAAATCGAAGCTCGTTTGCCAGGGTtagaagttttatttatgtCTGACAATGGTTTCAATGGAAGCATTCCTTTCTCGTTGGGTAACATTAGCTCGTTGCAAGCGTTCGATCTGTCAAACAACAGTTTACAAGGGCAGATCCCTGGATGGATAGGGAATATGCCTTCTCTTGAATTCTTGGACTTATCAGGGAACAATTTCTCTGGTCGTTTACCATCTAGATTCGGCACTTCTTCAAATTTGAGATATGTTTATTTGTCTAGAAATAAGTTGCAAGGGCCGATCGCAATGGCATTTTATGACTCCTTTGAGATATTCGCATTAGATCTTTCCCATAATGATTTAACTGGTAGAATTCCAGAATGGATTGACAGGCTATCTAACTTGAGATTTTTACTCTTGAGTTATAACAATCTTGAAGGTGAAATTCCAATTCAATTATCCAGGTTGGACCACTTAACCTTGATTGATCTTTCTCACAATCACCTTTCTGGTAACATCCTCTCTTGGATTATATCTACTCATCCTTTCCCTCAACAATACAATTCTTATGATTATGAATCCTTATCACACCAATCTTTTGAGTTTACAACGAAGAATGTATCCCTTTCTTATAGAGGAAGCATTATCTGGTACTTAACAGGAATTGATTTCTCATGCAACAATTTCACAGGAGAGATTCCTCCTGAAATTGGAAACCTCAGCAAGATCAAGGCGTTGAACCTTTCGCACAATAGTTTGACTGGACCAATTCCACCAACATTTTGGAACTTAAAGGAAATAGAGAGCTTGGATCTTTCCTACAACAAATTGGATGGAGAAATCCCACCTCGACTTACTGAACTATTTTCTCTAGAAGTTTTTAGTGTGGCTCACAATAATTTGTCTGGTAAGACTCCTGTGAGAGTTGCACAATTTGCCACGTTTGAGGAGAGCTGCTACAAGGACAACCCTTTTCTTTGTGGAGAACCGCTACCCAAAATATGTGGTGCGGCTATGCCACCATCACCAACGCCAACTTCAACGAACAATGAAGATAATGGTGGCTTCATGGATATGGAGGTTTTCTATGTGACCTTTTGGGTTGTATATATCATGGTGCTGCTGGTGATAGGTGCAGTTCTATACATAAATCCATATTGGCGACGAGCTTGGTTTCACTTTATTGAGGTGAGCATCAATAATTGCTATTATTTTCTAGTGGACAATCTTCCCATTTTATACAAGTTTGGGTTTTCATAG
- the LOC133674816 gene encoding cuscuta receptor 1-like isoform X1 — protein sequence MLTVLLVIMTVWLQGWVALGCLEEERIALLHLKDSLNYPNGTSLPSWMKADAHCCDWERITCNSSTGRVTLLGLGGARNEELGDWYLNASLFLPFQQLNGLSLYGNRIAGWVENTGGYELSRLSNLEILSLESNRFDNSILSFVKEFSSLKALYLGDNRLEGIIDLKESLSSLEELSLGGNNINKLIVSRGPSNLRTLWLQNITTYESSFQLLQSLRAFPNLTTLHLEDNDFRGRILDDKLQNLNSLENLYLDQCSLDEYSLQSLGALPSLKNLSLYTLSSTVPYRGSLHLRNLKYLDLSYNTLNNNIFQTIGLCDLNHLQVLYINDNDLSGFMPPCLANLTSLQLLDLSYNHLKIPMSLSPLYNLSKLKYFYGSGNEIYAEEDDHILNPKFQLESLSLNSHGQGARAFPKFLYHQVNLQSLDLTNIQIKGEFPNWLIENNTYLQELHLENCFLSGAFLLPKNSHVNLSFLSISMNHFQGQIPSEIEARLPGLEVLFMSDNGFNGSIPFSLGNISSLQAFDLSNNSLQGQIPGWIGNMPSLEFLDLSGNNFSGRLPSRFGTSSNLRYVYLSRNKLQGPIAMAFYDSFEIFALDLSHNDLTGRIPEWIDRLSNLRFLLLSYNNLEGEIPIQLSRLDHLTLIDLSHNHLSGNILSWIISTHPFPQQYNSYDYESLSHQSFEFTTKNVSLSYRGSIIWYLTGIDFSCNNFTGEIPPEIGNLSKIKALNLSHNSLTGPIPPTFWNLKEIESLDLSYNKLDGEIPPRLTELFSLEVFSVAHNNLSGKTPVRVAQFATFEESCYKDNPFLCGEPLPKICGAAMPPSPTPTSTNNEDNGGFMDMEVFYVTFWVVYIMVLLVIGAVLYINPYWRRAWFHFIEVSINNCYYFLVDNLPILYKFGFS from the exons ATGTTGACGGTACTGTTAGTAATTATGACGGTTTGGCTCCAAGGATGGGTGGCTCTTGGTTGCTTGGAGGAAGAGAGGATCGCTCTGTTGCACCTCAAAGATTCTCTTAACTATCCCAACGGCACCTCCCTTCCCTCCTGGATGAAAGCTGACGCCCACTGTTGTGATTGGGAACGTATTACCTGCAACAGCAGTACAGGTCGAGTCACCTTACTCGGTCTTGGGGGCGCAAGGAATGAGGAGCTGGGAGATTGGTACCTAAATGCCtccttgtttcttccttttcaacAACTCAACGGTCTCTCCTTGTACGGTAATCGTATAGCTGGTTGGGTTGAGAACACAG gtgGTTATGAGTTATCAAGATTGAGCAATTTGGAAATCCTTAGCTTGGAATCTAATCGCTTCGATAATAGTATTTTATCATTTGTGAAGGAGTTTTCATCTCTTAAAGCATTATATTTAGGTGATAATAGACTGGAGGGAATAATAGATTTGAaag aaTCTCTTAGCAGCTTGGAGGAATTGAGTTTAGGCGGCAACAATATTAACAAATTGATAGTCTCAAGAG GTCCAAGCAACTTGAGAACTCTATGGTTACAAAATATCACAACCTATGAAAGTAGCTTCCAGTTACTGCAATCATTACGAGCATTCCCAAACCTCACGACACTTCACCTGGAAGACAATGATTTTAGAGGAAGAATATTAGATGATA AGTTGCAAAATTTAAACTCATTGGAAAATTTATATCTAGACCAGTGTTCTCTAGATGAATACTCTCTTCAAAGCCTTGGAGCACTGCCTTCTCTAAAAAATCTATCATTGTATACTCTCAGCAGCACTGTACCTTATAGAG GCTCTCTTCATCTCAGGAACTTGAAATACTTGGATTTGAGCTACAATACTCTCAACAATAACATTTTTCAAACCATCG GTCTATGTGACTTAAATCATCTCCAAGTGCTATATATAAACGACAATGATCTCAGTGGTTTCATGCCTCCGTGTCTGGCAAATTTGACTTCCCTTCAACTATTAGATCTCTCTTATAATCACTTGAAGATCCCAATGTCATTGAGCCCATTATACAACCTTTCAAAACTCAAGTATTTTTATGGATCAGGTAATGAAATATACGCAGAAGAAGATGATCATATTCTGAACCCAAAGTTCCAGTTAGAGTCCCTCTCTTTGAATAGTCATGGACAAGGTGCGAGAGCATTTCCCAAGTTCCTTTACCACCAAGTGAACCTGCAATCTTTGGATCTTACAAATATCCAAATAAAGGGAGAGTTTCCAAATTGGTTGATTGAGAACAACACATACCTACAAGAACTTCATTTAGAAAACTGTTTTCTTTCGGGTGCATTCTTGTTGCCAAAGAATTCTCATGTGAATTTGTCATTCCTAAGTATATCCATGAATCACTTCCAAGGCCAAATCCCTTCAGAAATCGAAGCTCGTTTGCCAGGGTtagaagttttatttatgtCTGACAATGGTTTCAATGGAAGCATTCCTTTCTCGTTGGGTAACATTAGCTCGTTGCAAGCGTTCGATCTGTCAAACAACAGTTTACAAGGGCAGATCCCTGGATGGATAGGGAATATGCCTTCTCTTGAATTCTTGGACTTATCAGGGAACAATTTCTCTGGTCGTTTACCATCTAGATTCGGCACTTCTTCAAATTTGAGATATGTTTATTTGTCTAGAAATAAGTTGCAAGGGCCGATCGCAATGGCATTTTATGACTCCTTTGAGATATTCGCATTAGATCTTTCCCATAATGATTTAACTGGTAGAATTCCAGAATGGATTGACAGGCTATCTAACTTGAGATTTTTACTCTTGAGTTATAACAATCTTGAAGGTGAAATTCCAATTCAATTATCCAGGTTGGACCACTTAACCTTGATTGATCTTTCTCACAATCACCTTTCTGGTAACATCCTCTCTTGGATTATATCTACTCATCCTTTCCCTCAACAATACAATTCTTATGATTATGAATCCTTATCACACCAATCTTTTGAGTTTACAACGAAGAATGTATCCCTTTCTTATAGAGGAAGCATTATCTGGTACTTAACAGGAATTGATTTCTCATGCAACAATTTCACAGGAGAGATTCCTCCTGAAATTGGAAACCTCAGCAAGATCAAGGCGTTGAACCTTTCGCACAATAGTTTGACTGGACCAATTCCACCAACATTTTGGAACTTAAAGGAAATAGAGAGCTTGGATCTTTCCTACAACAAATTGGATGGAGAAATCCCACCTCGACTTACTGAACTATTTTCTCTAGAAGTTTTTAGTGTGGCTCACAATAATTTGTCTGGTAAGACTCCTGTGAGAGTTGCACAATTTGCCACGTTTGAGGAGAGCTGCTACAAGGACAACCCTTTTCTTTGTGGAGAACCGCTACCCAAAATATGTGGTGCGGCTATGCCACCATCACCAACGCCAACTTCAACGAACAATGAAGATAATGGTGGCTTCATGGATATGGAGGTTTTCTATGTGACCTTTTGGGTTGTATATATCATGGTGCTGCTGGTGATAGGTGCAGTTCTATACATAAATCCATATTGGCGACGAGCTTGGTTTCACTTTATTGAGGTGAGCATCAATAATTGCTATTATTTTCTAGTGGACAATCTTCCCATTTTATACAAGTTTGGGTTTTCATAG